In Hermetia illucens chromosome 1, iHerIll2.2.curated.20191125, whole genome shotgun sequence, one genomic interval encodes:
- the LOC119648767 gene encoding uridine-cytidine kinase-like 1 isoform X2: MSIDCKTSELLHIDVNDRHDLEPLLIDHVGANGICNGSTDGHGVDYCCPASPTTVPAKTARSNSSESTVRPPRTARQRQRTTSMSQKTSNPSESIIRANNRTIYTAGRPPWYNCAGQQVEPFVIGICGGSASGKTTVAQKIIESLDVPWVTLLSMDCFYKILNDKQHDQALQNEYNFDHPDAFDIDLMIDVLRKLKEGRKVEVPIYNFITHSREPTTKTMYGANVIIFEGILVFHSPEVLKLLDMKVFVDTDADIRLARRLKRDISQRGRDLEGVLKQYSTMVKPSYANYIAPTMVHADIIVPRGGENKVAIHLIVQHVHTQLQLRGFKLRETLANSYIGEPMPDSLHLLPTTPQIKGLHTFIRNRETSRDEFIFYSKRLIRLVIEYALSLFPFTPVTVETPQGVTYEGQRLACKRICGVSILRAGETMEQAICDVCKDIRIGKILIQTNQVTGEPELYYLRLPKDIKDFKVILMDATVATGAAAMMAIRVLLDHDVPEENIMLVSLLMAEIGVHSIAYAFPNVRIVTSALDPEINEKFYVIPGIGNFGDRYFGTEPSEEYIS; this comes from the exons CGATGTTAACGATCGGCATGACTTGGAGCCACTACTTATCGACCATGTAGGAGCAAATGGTATTTGTAATGGATCAACTGACGGACATGGTGTTGACTATTGTTGTCCGGCGTCACCAACTACGGTACCGGCAAAGACGGCACGTTCAAATTCATCAGAGTCAACAGTACGACCGCCGAGAACAGCACGTCAACGACAACGAACCACCTCAATGAGTCAGAAGACATCAAATCCGTCGGAATCAATTATTCGTGCCAATAATCGCACAATTTACACAGCTGGCCGTCCACCATGGTACAATTGTGCCGGACAACAAGTCGAACCTTTCGTAATCG gTATATGTGGTGGTAGCGCATCTGGTAAAACAACTGTAGCACAGAAGATTATCGAGAGTCTGGATGTACCATGGGTTACGCTGCTTTCAATGGATTGTTTTTATAAG ATATTGAATGATAAACAACATGATCAAGCACTACAAAATGAATATAACTTCGATCATCCAGATGCGTTTGATATTGACCTGATGATAGATGTACTTAGAAAACTTAAGGAGGGCCGAAAAGTAGAAGTTCCTATTTATAATTTCATAACTCATTCTAGAGAACCGACAACA AAAACAATGTATGGTGCAAATGTAATCATTTTTGAGGGAATCCTAGTATTCCATAGTCCTGAAGTACTTAAACTGTTAGATATGAAAGTATTCGTCGACACAGACGCAGACATACGCTTAGCTAGACGTTTAAAAAG AGATATATCACAACGCGGTCGTGATTTAGAAGGTGTACTTAAACAGTATTCAACAATGGTGAAGCCATCATATGCTAATTATATTGCACCGACTATGGTTCATGCTGATATTATCGTGCCACGTGGCGGAGAGAATAAAGTCGCTATACATTTGATAGTCCAACATGTTCACACACAATTACAGCTG cGTGGTTTCAAACTGCGTGAGACGTTAGCTAATTCATATATTGGTGAACCCATGCCAGATTCCTTACATTTGCTGCCAACAACGCCACAA ATTAAAGGATTACATACCTTTATAAGAAACAGGGAAACATCCAGAGATGAATTCATATTTTACTCAAAGCGACTCATTCGTTTAGTGATAGAATATGCATTGAGTTTATTCCCGTTTACTCCGGTAACAGTCGAGACCCCGCAAGGAGTCACATATGAAG GCCAACGTCTTGCTTGTAAAAGAATTTGTGGAGTTTCTATACTTCGTGCTGGTGAGACAATGGAACAAGCAATTTGTGATGTGTGTAAGGATATAAGGATAGGCAAGATTCTAATCCAAACGAATCAGGTGACTGGTGAACCTGAACTGTATTACTTAAGACTACCAAAAGACATCAAAGAtttcaaagtaattttaatGGATGCAACGGTTGCTACTGGAGCTGCAGCTATGATGGCGATACGTGTGTTATTGGATCATGACGTTCCTGAAGAAAATATTATGCTTGTGTCACTTCTGATGGCAGAAATTGGAGTACACTCGATAGCTTATGCTTTTCCAAAT GTTCGAATCGTTACATCAGCTCTTGATCCAGAAATCAATGAGAAATTTTACGTGATACCAGGAATTGGAAACTTTGGTGATCGCTACTTCGGCACAGAACCTTCAGAGGAATATATCTCATAG
- the LOC119648767 gene encoding uridine-cytidine kinase-like 1 isoform X1 — protein sequence MSASKKHTSFDPPSSASSDSDVNDRHDLEPLLIDHVGANGICNGSTDGHGVDYCCPASPTTVPAKTARSNSSESTVRPPRTARQRQRTTSMSQKTSNPSESIIRANNRTIYTAGRPPWYNCAGQQVEPFVIGICGGSASGKTTVAQKIIESLDVPWVTLLSMDCFYKILNDKQHDQALQNEYNFDHPDAFDIDLMIDVLRKLKEGRKVEVPIYNFITHSREPTTKTMYGANVIIFEGILVFHSPEVLKLLDMKVFVDTDADIRLARRLKRDISQRGRDLEGVLKQYSTMVKPSYANYIAPTMVHADIIVPRGGENKVAIHLIVQHVHTQLQLRGFKLRETLANSYIGEPMPDSLHLLPTTPQIKGLHTFIRNRETSRDEFIFYSKRLIRLVIEYALSLFPFTPVTVETPQGVTYEGQRLACKRICGVSILRAGETMEQAICDVCKDIRIGKILIQTNQVTGEPELYYLRLPKDIKDFKVILMDATVATGAAAMMAIRVLLDHDVPEENIMLVSLLMAEIGVHSIAYAFPNVRIVTSALDPEINEKFYVIPGIGNFGDRYFGTEPSEEYIS from the exons CGATGTTAACGATCGGCATGACTTGGAGCCACTACTTATCGACCATGTAGGAGCAAATGGTATTTGTAATGGATCAACTGACGGACATGGTGTTGACTATTGTTGTCCGGCGTCACCAACTACGGTACCGGCAAAGACGGCACGTTCAAATTCATCAGAGTCAACAGTACGACCGCCGAGAACAGCACGTCAACGACAACGAACCACCTCAATGAGTCAGAAGACATCAAATCCGTCGGAATCAATTATTCGTGCCAATAATCGCACAATTTACACAGCTGGCCGTCCACCATGGTACAATTGTGCCGGACAACAAGTCGAACCTTTCGTAATCG gTATATGTGGTGGTAGCGCATCTGGTAAAACAACTGTAGCACAGAAGATTATCGAGAGTCTGGATGTACCATGGGTTACGCTGCTTTCAATGGATTGTTTTTATAAG ATATTGAATGATAAACAACATGATCAAGCACTACAAAATGAATATAACTTCGATCATCCAGATGCGTTTGATATTGACCTGATGATAGATGTACTTAGAAAACTTAAGGAGGGCCGAAAAGTAGAAGTTCCTATTTATAATTTCATAACTCATTCTAGAGAACCGACAACA AAAACAATGTATGGTGCAAATGTAATCATTTTTGAGGGAATCCTAGTATTCCATAGTCCTGAAGTACTTAAACTGTTAGATATGAAAGTATTCGTCGACACAGACGCAGACATACGCTTAGCTAGACGTTTAAAAAG AGATATATCACAACGCGGTCGTGATTTAGAAGGTGTACTTAAACAGTATTCAACAATGGTGAAGCCATCATATGCTAATTATATTGCACCGACTATGGTTCATGCTGATATTATCGTGCCACGTGGCGGAGAGAATAAAGTCGCTATACATTTGATAGTCCAACATGTTCACACACAATTACAGCTG cGTGGTTTCAAACTGCGTGAGACGTTAGCTAATTCATATATTGGTGAACCCATGCCAGATTCCTTACATTTGCTGCCAACAACGCCACAA ATTAAAGGATTACATACCTTTATAAGAAACAGGGAAACATCCAGAGATGAATTCATATTTTACTCAAAGCGACTCATTCGTTTAGTGATAGAATATGCATTGAGTTTATTCCCGTTTACTCCGGTAACAGTCGAGACCCCGCAAGGAGTCACATATGAAG GCCAACGTCTTGCTTGTAAAAGAATTTGTGGAGTTTCTATACTTCGTGCTGGTGAGACAATGGAACAAGCAATTTGTGATGTGTGTAAGGATATAAGGATAGGCAAGATTCTAATCCAAACGAATCAGGTGACTGGTGAACCTGAACTGTATTACTTAAGACTACCAAAAGACATCAAAGAtttcaaagtaattttaatGGATGCAACGGTTGCTACTGGAGCTGCAGCTATGATGGCGATACGTGTGTTATTGGATCATGACGTTCCTGAAGAAAATATTATGCTTGTGTCACTTCTGATGGCAGAAATTGGAGTACACTCGATAGCTTATGCTTTTCCAAAT GTTCGAATCGTTACATCAGCTCTTGATCCAGAAATCAATGAGAAATTTTACGTGATACCAGGAATTGGAAACTTTGGTGATCGCTACTTCGGCACAGAACCTTCAGAGGAATATATCTCATAG
- the LOC119648767 gene encoding uridine-cytidine kinase-like 1 isoform X4, whose translation MSQKTSNPSESIIRANNRTIYTAGRPPWYNCAGQQVEPFVIGICGGSASGKTTVAQKIIESLDVPWVTLLSMDCFYKILNDKQHDQALQNEYNFDHPDAFDIDLMIDVLRKLKEGRKVEVPIYNFITHSREPTTKTMYGANVIIFEGILVFHSPEVLKLLDMKVFVDTDADIRLARRLKRDISQRGRDLEGVLKQYSTMVKPSYANYIAPTMVHADIIVPRGGENKVAIHLIVQHVHTQLQLRGFKLRETLANSYIGEPMPDSLHLLPTTPQIKGLHTFIRNRETSRDEFIFYSKRLIRLVIEYALSLFPFTPVTVETPQGVTYEGQRLACKRICGVSILRAGETMEQAICDVCKDIRIGKILIQTNQVTGEPELYYLRLPKDIKDFKVILMDATVATGAAAMMAIRVLLDHDVPEENIMLVSLLMAEIGVHSIAYAFPNVRIVTSALDPEINEKFYVIPGIGNFGDRYFGTEPSEEYIS comes from the exons ATGAGTCAGAAGACATCAAATCCGTCGGAATCAATTATTCGTGCCAATAATCGCACAATTTACACAGCTGGCCGTCCACCATGGTACAATTGTGCCGGACAACAAGTCGAACCTTTCGTAATCG gTATATGTGGTGGTAGCGCATCTGGTAAAACAACTGTAGCACAGAAGATTATCGAGAGTCTGGATGTACCATGGGTTACGCTGCTTTCAATGGATTGTTTTTATAAG ATATTGAATGATAAACAACATGATCAAGCACTACAAAATGAATATAACTTCGATCATCCAGATGCGTTTGATATTGACCTGATGATAGATGTACTTAGAAAACTTAAGGAGGGCCGAAAAGTAGAAGTTCCTATTTATAATTTCATAACTCATTCTAGAGAACCGACAACA AAAACAATGTATGGTGCAAATGTAATCATTTTTGAGGGAATCCTAGTATTCCATAGTCCTGAAGTACTTAAACTGTTAGATATGAAAGTATTCGTCGACACAGACGCAGACATACGCTTAGCTAGACGTTTAAAAAG AGATATATCACAACGCGGTCGTGATTTAGAAGGTGTACTTAAACAGTATTCAACAATGGTGAAGCCATCATATGCTAATTATATTGCACCGACTATGGTTCATGCTGATATTATCGTGCCACGTGGCGGAGAGAATAAAGTCGCTATACATTTGATAGTCCAACATGTTCACACACAATTACAGCTG cGTGGTTTCAAACTGCGTGAGACGTTAGCTAATTCATATATTGGTGAACCCATGCCAGATTCCTTACATTTGCTGCCAACAACGCCACAA ATTAAAGGATTACATACCTTTATAAGAAACAGGGAAACATCCAGAGATGAATTCATATTTTACTCAAAGCGACTCATTCGTTTAGTGATAGAATATGCATTGAGTTTATTCCCGTTTACTCCGGTAACAGTCGAGACCCCGCAAGGAGTCACATATGAAG GCCAACGTCTTGCTTGTAAAAGAATTTGTGGAGTTTCTATACTTCGTGCTGGTGAGACAATGGAACAAGCAATTTGTGATGTGTGTAAGGATATAAGGATAGGCAAGATTCTAATCCAAACGAATCAGGTGACTGGTGAACCTGAACTGTATTACTTAAGACTACCAAAAGACATCAAAGAtttcaaagtaattttaatGGATGCAACGGTTGCTACTGGAGCTGCAGCTATGATGGCGATACGTGTGTTATTGGATCATGACGTTCCTGAAGAAAATATTATGCTTGTGTCACTTCTGATGGCAGAAATTGGAGTACACTCGATAGCTTATGCTTTTCCAAAT GTTCGAATCGTTACATCAGCTCTTGATCCAGAAATCAATGAGAAATTTTACGTGATACCAGGAATTGGAAACTTTGGTGATCGCTACTTCGGCACAGAACCTTCAGAGGAATATATCTCATAG
- the LOC119648767 gene encoding uridine-cytidine kinase-like 1 isoform X3: MPSFGAKDHTDVNDRHDLEPLLIDHVGANGICNGSTDGHGVDYCCPASPTTVPAKTARSNSSESTVRPPRTARQRQRTTSMSQKTSNPSESIIRANNRTIYTAGRPPWYNCAGQQVEPFVIGICGGSASGKTTVAQKIIESLDVPWVTLLSMDCFYKILNDKQHDQALQNEYNFDHPDAFDIDLMIDVLRKLKEGRKVEVPIYNFITHSREPTTKTMYGANVIIFEGILVFHSPEVLKLLDMKVFVDTDADIRLARRLKRDISQRGRDLEGVLKQYSTMVKPSYANYIAPTMVHADIIVPRGGENKVAIHLIVQHVHTQLQLRGFKLRETLANSYIGEPMPDSLHLLPTTPQIKGLHTFIRNRETSRDEFIFYSKRLIRLVIEYALSLFPFTPVTVETPQGVTYEGQRLACKRICGVSILRAGETMEQAICDVCKDIRIGKILIQTNQVTGEPELYYLRLPKDIKDFKVILMDATVATGAAAMMAIRVLLDHDVPEENIMLVSLLMAEIGVHSIAYAFPNVRIVTSALDPEINEKFYVIPGIGNFGDRYFGTEPSEEYIS, from the exons CGATGTTAACGATCGGCATGACTTGGAGCCACTACTTATCGACCATGTAGGAGCAAATGGTATTTGTAATGGATCAACTGACGGACATGGTGTTGACTATTGTTGTCCGGCGTCACCAACTACGGTACCGGCAAAGACGGCACGTTCAAATTCATCAGAGTCAACAGTACGACCGCCGAGAACAGCACGTCAACGACAACGAACCACCTCAATGAGTCAGAAGACATCAAATCCGTCGGAATCAATTATTCGTGCCAATAATCGCACAATTTACACAGCTGGCCGTCCACCATGGTACAATTGTGCCGGACAACAAGTCGAACCTTTCGTAATCG gTATATGTGGTGGTAGCGCATCTGGTAAAACAACTGTAGCACAGAAGATTATCGAGAGTCTGGATGTACCATGGGTTACGCTGCTTTCAATGGATTGTTTTTATAAG ATATTGAATGATAAACAACATGATCAAGCACTACAAAATGAATATAACTTCGATCATCCAGATGCGTTTGATATTGACCTGATGATAGATGTACTTAGAAAACTTAAGGAGGGCCGAAAAGTAGAAGTTCCTATTTATAATTTCATAACTCATTCTAGAGAACCGACAACA AAAACAATGTATGGTGCAAATGTAATCATTTTTGAGGGAATCCTAGTATTCCATAGTCCTGAAGTACTTAAACTGTTAGATATGAAAGTATTCGTCGACACAGACGCAGACATACGCTTAGCTAGACGTTTAAAAAG AGATATATCACAACGCGGTCGTGATTTAGAAGGTGTACTTAAACAGTATTCAACAATGGTGAAGCCATCATATGCTAATTATATTGCACCGACTATGGTTCATGCTGATATTATCGTGCCACGTGGCGGAGAGAATAAAGTCGCTATACATTTGATAGTCCAACATGTTCACACACAATTACAGCTG cGTGGTTTCAAACTGCGTGAGACGTTAGCTAATTCATATATTGGTGAACCCATGCCAGATTCCTTACATTTGCTGCCAACAACGCCACAA ATTAAAGGATTACATACCTTTATAAGAAACAGGGAAACATCCAGAGATGAATTCATATTTTACTCAAAGCGACTCATTCGTTTAGTGATAGAATATGCATTGAGTTTATTCCCGTTTACTCCGGTAACAGTCGAGACCCCGCAAGGAGTCACATATGAAG GCCAACGTCTTGCTTGTAAAAGAATTTGTGGAGTTTCTATACTTCGTGCTGGTGAGACAATGGAACAAGCAATTTGTGATGTGTGTAAGGATATAAGGATAGGCAAGATTCTAATCCAAACGAATCAGGTGACTGGTGAACCTGAACTGTATTACTTAAGACTACCAAAAGACATCAAAGAtttcaaagtaattttaatGGATGCAACGGTTGCTACTGGAGCTGCAGCTATGATGGCGATACGTGTGTTATTGGATCATGACGTTCCTGAAGAAAATATTATGCTTGTGTCACTTCTGATGGCAGAAATTGGAGTACACTCGATAGCTTATGCTTTTCCAAAT GTTCGAATCGTTACATCAGCTCTTGATCCAGAAATCAATGAGAAATTTTACGTGATACCAGGAATTGGAAACTTTGGTGATCGCTACTTCGGCACAGAACCTTCAGAGGAATATATCTCATAG